The following proteins are encoded in a genomic region of Asterias amurensis chromosome 5, ASM3211899v1:
- the LOC139937678 gene encoding chromobox protein homolog 3-like: MGRSNPKSKDKSMSKKEDKDPMAEGSAADEEEEEAYQVEKVLNRRVKGGKVEYLLKWKGYPDDQNTWEPEENLDCPELIQVYLDSVKLPQQANKRKLNGGEGVPKMAKMTAGQTLECTPSASSTEPEGFDRKLEPEKILGATEKDSELIFLMKWKGSDRADLVRAKEANVKCPQVVIAFYEERLTWHTESKEEDMRDAIAAKEKEKETKA, translated from the exons ATGGGAAGAAGTAACCCAAAGAGCAAAGATAAATCCATGTCGAAGAAGGAGGATAAAGACCCGATGGCTGAGGGCAGCGCAGCTGACGAGGAGGAAGAGGAAGCTTACCAGGTGGAGAAGGTCCTGAACAGgagggtcaaaggaggcaaagtAGAGTACCTTCTCAAATGGAAAGGCTACCCAGA TGACCAGAACACATGGGAACCCGAGGAGAATCTTGATTGTCCAGAGCTCATCCAGGTATACCTTGACTCGGTTAAATTACCTCAGCAAGCGAATAAACGCAAACTCAACGGTGGTGAAGGAGTTCCTAAAATGGCAAAGATGACGGCG GGCCAGACGCTAGAATGCACACCAAGCGCAAGCTCGACAGAGCCCGAGGGCTTTGACAGAAAACTGGAACCAGAGAAAATCCTTGGAGCTACGGAAAAAGATTCTGAACTTATATTCCTAATGAAATG gaaAGGCAGTGACCGCGCCGACTTGGTCCGAGCGAAAGAAGCCAATGTGAAGTGTCCCCAGGTCGTCATCGCATTCTACGAAGAGAGATTGACGTGGCACACGGAGTCGAAAGAAGAAGACATGAGGGATGCTATAGCAGCCAAAGAGAAAGAGAAAGAGACCAAAGCGTAG